From Pongo pygmaeus isolate AG05252 chromosome 22, NHGRI_mPonPyg2-v2.0_pri, whole genome shotgun sequence, one genomic window encodes:
- the GET1 gene encoding guided entry of tail-anchored proteins factor 1 isoform X3, translated as MSSAAADHWAWLLVLSFVFGCNVLRILLPSFSSFMSRVLQKDAEQESQMRAEIQDMKQELSTVNMMDEFARYARLERKINKMTDKLKTHVKARTAQLAKIKWVISVAFYVLQAALMISLIWKYYSVPVAVVPSKWITPLDRLVAFPTRVAGGVGITCWILVCNKVVAIVLHPFS; from the exons ATGAGCTCAGCCGCGGCCGACCACTGGGCGTGGTTGCTGGTGCTCAGCTTCGTGTTTGGGTGCAATGTTCTTAGGATCCTCCTCCCGTCCTTCTCATCCTTC ATGTCCAGGGTGCTACAGAAGGATGCGGAGCAGGAGTCACAGATGAGAGCGGAGATCCAGGACATGAAGCAGGAGCTCTCCACAGTCAACATGATGGATGAGTTTGCCAGATACGCCAGGCTGGAAAGAAAGATCAACAAGATGACGGATAAGCTCAAAACCCACG TGAAAGCTCGGACAGCTCAATTAGCCAAGATAAAATGGGTGATAAGTGTCGCTTTCTACGTATTGCAG GCTGCCCTGATGATCTCACTCATTTGGAAGTATTATTCTGTCCCGGTGGCTGTCGTGCCGAGTAAATGGATAACCCCTCTAGACCGCCTGGTAGCCTTTCCTACTAGAGTAGCAG gtGGTGTTGGAATTACCTGTTGGATTTTAGTCTGTAACAAAGTTGTGGCTATTGTGCTTCATCCATTCAGCTGA
- the GET1 gene encoding guided entry of tail-anchored proteins factor 1 isoform X1, producing the protein MSSAAADHWAWLLVLSFVFGCNVLRILLPSFSSFVSGCLASQGPVGMPPQSPGRSGVGSEYITSVSRLLGEMSRVLQKDAEQESQMRAEIQDMKQELSTVNMMDEFARYARLERKINKMTDKLKTHVKARTAQLAKIKWVISVAFYVLQAALMISLIWKYYSVPVAVVPSKWITPLDRLVAFPTRVAGGVGITCWILVCNKVVAIVLHPFS; encoded by the exons ATGAGCTCAGCCGCGGCCGACCACTGGGCGTGGTTGCTGGTGCTCAGCTTCGTGTTTGGGTGCAATGTTCTTAGGATCCTCCTCCCGTCCTTCTCATCCTTCGTAAGtggctgcctggcctcccaaggGCCGGTGGGGATGCCGCCCCAGTCCCCCGGCAGGTCTGGCGTAG GTAGTGAGTACATTACCTCCGTCTCACGGCTGCTGGGAGAG ATGTCCAGGGTGCTACAGAAGGATGCGGAGCAGGAGTCACAGATGAGAGCGGAGATCCAGGACATGAAGCAGGAGCTCTCCACAGTCAACATGATGGATGAGTTTGCCAGATACGCCAGGCTGGAAAGAAAGATCAACAAGATGACGGATAAGCTCAAAACCCACG TGAAAGCTCGGACAGCTCAATTAGCCAAGATAAAATGGGTGATAAGTGTCGCTTTCTACGTATTGCAG GCTGCCCTGATGATCTCACTCATTTGGAAGTATTATTCTGTCCCGGTGGCTGTCGTGCCGAGTAAATGGATAACCCCTCTAGACCGCCTGGTAGCCTTTCCTACTAGAGTAGCAG gtGGTGTTGGAATTACCTGTTGGATTTTAGTCTGTAACAAAGTTGTGGCTATTGTGCTTCATCCATTCAGCTGA
- the GET1 gene encoding guided entry of tail-anchored proteins factor 1 isoform X2, producing MSSAAADHWAWLLVLSFVFGCNVLRILLPSFSSFVSGCLASQGPVGMPPQSPGRSGMSRVLQKDAEQESQMRAEIQDMKQELSTVNMMDEFARYARLERKINKMTDKLKTHVKARTAQLAKIKWVISVAFYVLQAALMISLIWKYYSVPVAVVPSKWITPLDRLVAFPTRVAGGVGITCWILVCNKVVAIVLHPFS from the exons ATGAGCTCAGCCGCGGCCGACCACTGGGCGTGGTTGCTGGTGCTCAGCTTCGTGTTTGGGTGCAATGTTCTTAGGATCCTCCTCCCGTCCTTCTCATCCTTCGTAAGtggctgcctggcctcccaaggGCCGGTGGGGATGCCGCCCCAGTCCCCCGGCAGGTCTGGC ATGTCCAGGGTGCTACAGAAGGATGCGGAGCAGGAGTCACAGATGAGAGCGGAGATCCAGGACATGAAGCAGGAGCTCTCCACAGTCAACATGATGGATGAGTTTGCCAGATACGCCAGGCTGGAAAGAAAGATCAACAAGATGACGGATAAGCTCAAAACCCACG TGAAAGCTCGGACAGCTCAATTAGCCAAGATAAAATGGGTGATAAGTGTCGCTTTCTACGTATTGCAG GCTGCCCTGATGATCTCACTCATTTGGAAGTATTATTCTGTCCCGGTGGCTGTCGTGCCGAGTAAATGGATAACCCCTCTAGACCGCCTGGTAGCCTTTCCTACTAGAGTAGCAG gtGGTGTTGGAATTACCTGTTGGATTTTAGTCTGTAACAAAGTTGTGGCTATTGTGCTTCATCCATTCAGCTGA
- the GET1 gene encoding guided entry of tail-anchored proteins factor 1 isoform X4 produces the protein MSRVLQKDAEQESQMRAEIQDMKQELSTVNMMDEFARYARLERKINKMTDKLKTHVKARTAQLAKIKWVISVAFYVLQAALMISLIWKYYSVPVAVVPSKWITPLDRLVAFPTRVAGGVGITCWILVCNKVVAIVLHPFS, from the exons ATGTCCAGGGTGCTACAGAAGGATGCGGAGCAGGAGTCACAGATGAGAGCGGAGATCCAGGACATGAAGCAGGAGCTCTCCACAGTCAACATGATGGATGAGTTTGCCAGATACGCCAGGCTGGAAAGAAAGATCAACAAGATGACGGATAAGCTCAAAACCCACG TGAAAGCTCGGACAGCTCAATTAGCCAAGATAAAATGGGTGATAAGTGTCGCTTTCTACGTATTGCAG GCTGCCCTGATGATCTCACTCATTTGGAAGTATTATTCTGTCCCGGTGGCTGTCGTGCCGAGTAAATGGATAACCCCTCTAGACCGCCTGGTAGCCTTTCCTACTAGAGTAGCAG gtGGTGTTGGAATTACCTGTTGGATTTTAGTCTGTAACAAAGTTGTGGCTATTGTGCTTCATCCATTCAGCTGA